One genomic window of Corticium candelabrum chromosome 21, ooCorCand1.1, whole genome shotgun sequence includes the following:
- the LOC134196911 gene encoding activating signal cointegrator 1 complex subunit 1-like isoform X1, with the protein MDDILRPEIFHLNGRLYRKNPVNTDDEISTDRWLETGAGEVASQLQLEDIPDDEETSHLTKTSEGFQVSLSLPSAFYKFIIGRQGETKKQLERETKTSIKVPSKGSTAAANIVITGSDRSGVLAATRRVQMLGDEGRSRHEWTHFLSIPLNTTSIMKQFEQFKEAVMTTCAHAQGLDSSIFQNPHKLHLTIGVLKLCSHEEEEKACDLLSECSRTVVKSELCGRPAIIQIQGLEYMNDDPSAVDVLYGKVSLADGSDRLQCLVDQLVKHFTDAGLMQQDYTHIMQREYGDVKMHVTLMNTKLRKEQQRLEAESSRTHRRKYRESFDAIQIFQEFGQFQFGEAQLKSIHLSERHNTSADGYYATRCQISL; encoded by the exons ATGGACGACATTCTTCGACCAGAAATTTTCCATTTGAACGGAAGGTTGTATCGAAAGAATCCAGTCAATACTGACGATGAAATATCAACAGATCGTTGGCTTGAAACTGGAGCAG GTGAAGTTGCAAGTCAGCTGCAATTAGAAGATATAcctgatgatgaagaaacgAGTCACCTAACAAAAACATCAGAAGGATTCCAAGTGAGTTTATCACTGCCAAGTGCCTTCTATAAGTTCATCATTGGAAGGCAAGGcgagacaaagaaacaactgGAACGTGAGACAAAAACTTCAATAAAAGTCCCAAGCAAGGGCTCAACTGCAGCTGCTAATATTG TAATCACAGGGTCTGATCGAAGTGGTGTATTGGCTGCCACAAGACGTGTTCAGATGCTTGGTGATGAAGGGCGTTCCAGACATGAATGGACTCACTTCCTATCTATTCCTCTTAATACAACTTCAATTATGAAACAATTTGAACAGTTCAAAGAGGCAGTCATGACTACGTGTGCTCAT GCACAAGGACTGGATTCATCGATTTTTCAAAATCCACACAAGCTGCACCTAACAATTGGAGTGTTAAAACTGTGTTCTCACGAGGAAGAA GAGAAAGCTTGTGATTTACTTTCTGAATGCTCAAGGACTGTCGTCAAAAGTGAGTTATGTGGCCGACCAGCCATTATACAGATACAAGGACTTGAATACATGAACGACGATCCTTCGGCAGTAGACGTTCTCTACGGGAAAGTCTCTTTAGCCGATGGATCGGACAG ATTACAATGTTTGGTAGACCAACTCGTAAAGCATTTTACTGATGCAGGACTCATGCAGCAGGACTACACTCACATAATGCAGAGAGAGTACGGTGACGTCAAAATGCACGTTACTCTTATGAACACAAAGTTGAGGAAAGAGCAACAAAGACTCGAGGCAGAGAGCAGCAGAACTCATCGACGAAAGTACAGAGAGTCATTCGATGCTATACAAATCTTCCAG GAGTTTGGACAATTCCAGTTTGGGGAAGCCCAGCTCAAGTCTATTCATTTGTCAGAACGGCACAATACCAGTGCAGATGGCTATTATGCTACACGGTGTCAGATATCATTGTAA
- the LOC134196910 gene encoding arrestin red cell-like isoform X2 yields the protein MAAAITEEPSNGSTKTPGTRVYKKCCPNNKITVYVGKRDFIDHNGIVDALDGVVRIDSDCIEDGSDKKVFVQVLAAFRHGREDLDVLGLSFRKDLFEENVQIYPVSRNTPQVRLSKLQERLIRKLGADAYPFTFKLPACIPSSVTLQPEAGSTTKPCGIDFELRVFVANEPTDKADKRNLVRLVIKKLTHASQSPSDEQPTAEVSKPALLGGSSLQVEATLDKRMYCHGEEIKVHVSIQNRTGRPVKKIKVSARQFAEICLFSTAKYKCVVDVVEAEERILQGNTFHQTYTLCPTLQKNRDKRGLALDGQLKHEDTNLASSTVVDGHVPTSSEERQCLGIVVEYRVKVRCVVALGRDVTLELPFILSHPKSFDPLSSIQDLPQSNPRVAMQSAVTQSLFTLAAPILGPRPEQNGRDAYNGDGGANVGFAAESAAKAVEARFVEGTLILVDDTLPAPEDDDDELVFEEFVRSRVHGGESEA from the exons ATGGCTGCCGCAATCACTGAAGAACCGAGCAATGGAAGCACGAAGACGCCCGGAACAAG AGTTTACAAAAAATGTTGTCCGAACAATaag ATTACCGTCTACGTCGGAAAACGAGATTTCATCGACCACAACGGCATCGTCGACGCTCTAG ATGGTGTAGTACGAATCGATTCCGATTGCATCGAggatggaagtgacaagaaag TGTTTGTTCAAGTATTGGCTGCTTTCAGACACGGCCGTGAAGATTTGGATGTGTTGGGTCTGTCGTTTAGAAAGGATTTGTTTGAAGAGAACGTACAGATTTATCCGGTATCTCGGAATACGCCTCAAGTCCGTTTGTCAAAACTCCAAGAGAGACTGATTAGGAAATTAGGAGCGGATGCGTACCCTTTCACTTTCAAG CTACCTGCTTGTATCCCATCATCTGTCACTTTACAGCCAGAGGCAGGATCTACAACCAAG CCATGTGGAATTGATTTTGAATTACGAGTATTTGTAGCCAATGAACCTACTGATAAGGCAGATAAGAG GAATTTGGTTCGATTAGTAATCAAGAAATTAACTCATGCTTCTCAATCACCATCTGACGAACAG CCGACAGCAGAAGTGTCAAAACCAGCATTATTGGGAGGGTCTTCCTTACAAGTGGAGGCTACTCTAGATAAACGT ATGTATTGTCATGGTGAAGAAATCAAAGTTCATGTGAGTATTCAGAATCGAACTGGGCGGCCAGTAAAGAAGATCAAAGTTTCTG CAAGGCAATTTGCCGAGATTTGTCTTTTCTCTACTGCAAAGTACAAGTGTgtcgttgatgttgttgaagCTGA AGAAAGAATTTTGCAGGGCAATACTTTTCATCAAACTTACACGTTATGTCCGACACTACAGAAGAATCGA GATAAACGAGGTCTTGCTCTAGATGGCCAGCTCAAACATGAAGACACAAACCTGGCTTCATCGACTGT GGTTGATGGTCATGTTCCGACGTCGAGTGAAGAGCGGCAGTGCCTTGGAATTGTTGTAGAGTATAGAGTCAAAGTTCGATGCGTTGTGGCTCTAGGAAG AGATGTTACACTGGAACTTCCCTTTATACTTAGCCATCCCAAATCCTTTGATCCCTTATCATCAATCCAGGATCTGCCACAATCGAATCCTAGAGTAGCAATGCAGAGTGCAGTAACTCAATCTCTGTTCACCCTTGCTGCTCCCATATTGGGACCTCGGCCTGAGCAGAATGGCAGAGATGCTTATAATGGAGATGGTGGGGCCAACGTTGGATTTGCTGCTGAGAGTGCTGCAAAAGCTGTGGAAGCTCGATTTGTCGAGGGAACTCTTATCCTTGTAGATGA CACACTTCCAGCACCtgaagatgatgacgacgagTTGGTATTTGAAGAGTTTGTGCGGAGTCGTGTCCACGGTGGCGAGTCAGAGGCATAG
- the LOC134196911 gene encoding activating signal cointegrator 1 complex subunit 1-like isoform X2, producing MDDILRPEIFHLNGRLYRKNPVNTDDEISTDRWLETGAGEVASQLQLEDIPDDEETSHLTKTSEGFQVSLSLPSAFYKFIIGRQGETKKQLERETKTSIKVPSKGSTAAANIVITGSDRSGVLAATRRVQMLGDEGRSRHEWTHFLSIPLNTTSIMKQFEQFKEAVMTTCAHAQGLDSSIFQNPHKLHLTIGVLKLCSHEEEEKACDLLSECSRTVVKIDVLYGKVSLADGSDRLQCLVDQLVKHFTDAGLMQQDYTHIMQREYGDVKMHVTLMNTKLRKEQQRLEAESSRTHRRKYRESFDAIQIFQEFGQFQFGEAQLKSIHLSERHNTSADGYYATRCQISL from the exons ATGGACGACATTCTTCGACCAGAAATTTTCCATTTGAACGGAAGGTTGTATCGAAAGAATCCAGTCAATACTGACGATGAAATATCAACAGATCGTTGGCTTGAAACTGGAGCAG GTGAAGTTGCAAGTCAGCTGCAATTAGAAGATATAcctgatgatgaagaaacgAGTCACCTAACAAAAACATCAGAAGGATTCCAAGTGAGTTTATCACTGCCAAGTGCCTTCTATAAGTTCATCATTGGAAGGCAAGGcgagacaaagaaacaactgGAACGTGAGACAAAAACTTCAATAAAAGTCCCAAGCAAGGGCTCAACTGCAGCTGCTAATATTG TAATCACAGGGTCTGATCGAAGTGGTGTATTGGCTGCCACAAGACGTGTTCAGATGCTTGGTGATGAAGGGCGTTCCAGACATGAATGGACTCACTTCCTATCTATTCCTCTTAATACAACTTCAATTATGAAACAATTTGAACAGTTCAAAGAGGCAGTCATGACTACGTGTGCTCAT GCACAAGGACTGGATTCATCGATTTTTCAAAATCCACACAAGCTGCACCTAACAATTGGAGTGTTAAAACTGTGTTCTCACGAGGAAGAA GAGAAAGCTTGTGATTTACTTTCTGAATGCTCAAGGACTGTCGTCAAAA TAGACGTTCTCTACGGGAAAGTCTCTTTAGCCGATGGATCGGACAG ATTACAATGTTTGGTAGACCAACTCGTAAAGCATTTTACTGATGCAGGACTCATGCAGCAGGACTACACTCACATAATGCAGAGAGAGTACGGTGACGTCAAAATGCACGTTACTCTTATGAACACAAAGTTGAGGAAAGAGCAACAAAGACTCGAGGCAGAGAGCAGCAGAACTCATCGACGAAAGTACAGAGAGTCATTCGATGCTATACAAATCTTCCAG GAGTTTGGACAATTCCAGTTTGGGGAAGCCCAGCTCAAGTCTATTCATTTGTCAGAACGGCACAATACCAGTGCAGATGGCTATTATGCTACACGGTGTCAGATATCATTGTAA
- the LOC134196910 gene encoding arrestin red cell-like isoform X1, translated as MKTAVRSSLNRLSASDIIAIVAGHLLLTFSRVYKKCCPNNKITVYVGKRDFIDHNGIVDALDGVVRIDSDCIEDGSDKKVFVQVLAAFRHGREDLDVLGLSFRKDLFEENVQIYPVSRNTPQVRLSKLQERLIRKLGADAYPFTFKLPACIPSSVTLQPEAGSTTKPCGIDFELRVFVANEPTDKADKRNLVRLVIKKLTHASQSPSDEQPTAEVSKPALLGGSSLQVEATLDKRMYCHGEEIKVHVSIQNRTGRPVKKIKVSARQFAEICLFSTAKYKCVVDVVEAEERILQGNTFHQTYTLCPTLQKNRDKRGLALDGQLKHEDTNLASSTVVDGHVPTSSEERQCLGIVVEYRVKVRCVVALGRDVTLELPFILSHPKSFDPLSSIQDLPQSNPRVAMQSAVTQSLFTLAAPILGPRPEQNGRDAYNGDGGANVGFAAESAAKAVEARFVEGTLILVDDTLPAPEDDDDELVFEEFVRSRVHGGESEA; from the exons ATGAAAACAGCGGTTCGCAGTTCGTTGAATCGCCTTTCCGCATCCGACATTATTGCAATAGTTGCTGGGCATTTACTCTTGACTTTCTCTAGAGTTTACAAAAAATGTTGTCCGAACAATaag ATTACCGTCTACGTCGGAAAACGAGATTTCATCGACCACAACGGCATCGTCGACGCTCTAG ATGGTGTAGTACGAATCGATTCCGATTGCATCGAggatggaagtgacaagaaag TGTTTGTTCAAGTATTGGCTGCTTTCAGACACGGCCGTGAAGATTTGGATGTGTTGGGTCTGTCGTTTAGAAAGGATTTGTTTGAAGAGAACGTACAGATTTATCCGGTATCTCGGAATACGCCTCAAGTCCGTTTGTCAAAACTCCAAGAGAGACTGATTAGGAAATTAGGAGCGGATGCGTACCCTTTCACTTTCAAG CTACCTGCTTGTATCCCATCATCTGTCACTTTACAGCCAGAGGCAGGATCTACAACCAAG CCATGTGGAATTGATTTTGAATTACGAGTATTTGTAGCCAATGAACCTACTGATAAGGCAGATAAGAG GAATTTGGTTCGATTAGTAATCAAGAAATTAACTCATGCTTCTCAATCACCATCTGACGAACAG CCGACAGCAGAAGTGTCAAAACCAGCATTATTGGGAGGGTCTTCCTTACAAGTGGAGGCTACTCTAGATAAACGT ATGTATTGTCATGGTGAAGAAATCAAAGTTCATGTGAGTATTCAGAATCGAACTGGGCGGCCAGTAAAGAAGATCAAAGTTTCTG CAAGGCAATTTGCCGAGATTTGTCTTTTCTCTACTGCAAAGTACAAGTGTgtcgttgatgttgttgaagCTGA AGAAAGAATTTTGCAGGGCAATACTTTTCATCAAACTTACACGTTATGTCCGACACTACAGAAGAATCGA GATAAACGAGGTCTTGCTCTAGATGGCCAGCTCAAACATGAAGACACAAACCTGGCTTCATCGACTGT GGTTGATGGTCATGTTCCGACGTCGAGTGAAGAGCGGCAGTGCCTTGGAATTGTTGTAGAGTATAGAGTCAAAGTTCGATGCGTTGTGGCTCTAGGAAG AGATGTTACACTGGAACTTCCCTTTATACTTAGCCATCCCAAATCCTTTGATCCCTTATCATCAATCCAGGATCTGCCACAATCGAATCCTAGAGTAGCAATGCAGAGTGCAGTAACTCAATCTCTGTTCACCCTTGCTGCTCCCATATTGGGACCTCGGCCTGAGCAGAATGGCAGAGATGCTTATAATGGAGATGGTGGGGCCAACGTTGGATTTGCTGCTGAGAGTGCTGCAAAAGCTGTGGAAGCTCGATTTGTCGAGGGAACTCTTATCCTTGTAGATGA CACACTTCCAGCACCtgaagatgatgacgacgagTTGGTATTTGAAGAGTTTGTGCGGAGTCGTGTCCACGGTGGCGAGTCAGAGGCATAG